The proteins below are encoded in one region of Manis javanica isolate MJ-LG chromosome 8, MJ_LKY, whole genome shotgun sequence:
- the KBTBD13 gene encoding kelch repeat and BTB domain-containing protein 13, with protein sequence MPRGPEATVQVWVGGQLFQAEQDLLVEHCGFFRGLFRSGMREAREAEVRLGTLSADGFRTTLQVLRGERPVLAEADELLQAVECAAFLQAPALARYLEHSLTSDNCAILCDAAAAFGLQGVFHNAALFIRDGARELAAELALPEARAYVAALQPSSYVAVSTHTPAPGFLEDASRTVCYLDEEEDAWRTLATLPLEASTLLAGVATLGNKLYIVGGVRGASKEVVELGFCYDPDGGTWREFPSPHQPRYDTALAGFDGRLYAIGGEFQRMPMSSVERYDPVAECWSFVADLPQPAAGPPCAQACGRLFVCLWRPAATTAVVEYTVRADTWLSVAELRRPQSYGHCMVAHRDSLYVVRNGPSDDFLHCAIDCLNLATGQWTALPGQFVNSKGALFTAVVRGDTVYTVNRMFTMLYAIEGGTWRLLREKAGFPRPGSLQTFLLRLPSGAPGPVASTTPEL encoded by the coding sequence ATGCCGCGGGGCCCGGAGGCCACGGTGCAGGTGTGGGTGGGCGGCCAGCTCTTCCAGGCAGAGCAGGACCTGCTAGTGGAGCACTGCGGCTTCTTCCGCGGCCTCTTCCGCTCGGGCATGCGGGAGGCGCGCGAGGCCGAGGTGCGCCTGGGAACGCTGAGCGCCGACGGCTTCCGCACCACGTTGCAGGTGCTGCGCGGCGAGCGGCCCGTGCTGGCGGAGGCCGACGAGCTGCTGCAGGCGGTGGAGTGCGCTGCCTTCCTGCAGGCGCCGGCGCTGGCGCGCTACCTGGAGCACAGCCTCACATCAGACAACTGCGCGATACTGTGCGACGCGGCCGCCGCCTTCGGCCTGCAAGGCGTGTTCCACAACGCCGCGCTCTTCATCCGCGACGGCGCGCGCGAGCTGGCGGCTGAGCTGGCTCTGCCCGAGGCCCGCGCCTACGTGGCGGCGCTACAGCCCAGCAGCTACGTGGCCGTGAGCACGCACACGCCCGCACCTGGCTTCCTGGAGGACGCGTCGCGCACAGTGTGCTACCTGGACGAGGAGGAGGACGCGTGGCGCACGCTAGCCACTCTGCCCCTGGAGGCCAGCACGCTGCTGGCAGGCGTAGCCACGCTGGGCAACAAGCTCTACATCGTGGGGGGCGTGCGGGGCGCCAGCAAGGAGGTGGTGGAGCTGGGCTTCTGCTACGATCCCGACGGCGGCACCTGGCGCGAATTTCCCAGCCCACATCAGCCGCGCTACGACACGGCGCTGGCCGGCTTTGATGGCCGCCTCTACGCGATCGGCGGCGAATTCCAGAGGATGCCCATGAGCTCCGTGGAGCGCTATGACCCGGTGGCGGAATGCTGGAGCTTTGTGGCCGACCTGCCGCAGCCGGCTGCAGGCCCGCCCTGTGCGCAGGCGTGTGGCCGCCTCTTCGTGTGTCTGTGGCGACCGGCTGCCACCACGGCCGTGGTGGAGTACACAGTGCGGGCAGATACCTGGCTATCCGTGGCCGAACTGCGGCGTCCACAGAGCTACGGCCACTGCATGGTGGCCCACCGCGACAGTCTCTATGTGGTGCGCAACGGCCCTTCCGACGACTTCCTACACTGCGCCATCGACTGCCTCAACCTGGCCACGGGCCAGTGGACGGCGCTTCCTGGCCAGTTCGTCAACAGCAAGGGAGCGCTCTTCACGGCCGTGGTGCGCGGCGACACAGTCTACACCGTCAACCGCATGTTCACGATGCTCTATGCCATCGAGGGCGGCACCTGGCGGCTGCTCAGGGAGAAGGCCGGCTTCCCGCGGCCGGGCTCCTTGCAGACCTTTCTCCTGAGGCTGCCTTCTGGCGCCCCAGGGCCTGTGGCCTCGACAACCCCAGAACTGTGA